A stretch of the Mycobacterium sp. ITM-2016-00317 genome encodes the following:
- a CDS encoding dipeptide/oligopeptide/nickel ABC transporter ATP-binding protein has product MSRSEPLIRVTDLTKVFSVRGEDGKRGDFVAVDSVSFDIQRGETFGLIGESGSGKTTTGRMVMRLETPTSGSVTFDGNELVGLSDLDMRRYRRHIQMVFQDSGSAFNPRRSVGAQIAYPLTLFRAVGSAAEARKKTLELLDRVGMLPSHYDRYIHEFSGGQRQRLGIARALVTDPEFVVLDEPTAALDVSVQAQILNLLKDLQRERKLTMLLITHNLALVEHMCEHAGVLDHGRLVESGPVDQLLTDPGTEITRKLVDAVLEPDLAAAAG; this is encoded by the coding sequence ATGTCGCGTAGCGAACCACTGATCCGCGTCACCGATCTCACCAAGGTGTTCTCCGTGCGCGGGGAGGACGGCAAACGCGGCGACTTCGTCGCGGTGGACTCGGTCAGCTTCGACATCCAGCGGGGCGAAACCTTCGGCTTGATCGGCGAATCCGGCTCCGGCAAGACCACCACCGGCCGCATGGTGATGCGGCTGGAGACCCCGACATCGGGGTCGGTGACCTTCGACGGCAACGAACTGGTCGGCCTGTCCGACCTGGACATGCGCCGCTACCGCCGACACATCCAGATGGTGTTCCAGGACTCGGGTTCGGCGTTCAACCCGCGCCGCAGCGTCGGCGCGCAGATCGCCTACCCGCTGACCCTGTTCCGTGCCGTCGGCTCAGCCGCCGAGGCCCGCAAGAAGACGCTGGAGCTGCTGGACCGGGTCGGCATGCTGCCGTCGCACTACGACCGCTACATCCACGAATTCTCCGGCGGGCAGCGGCAGCGCCTCGGCATCGCCCGCGCGCTGGTCACCGACCCCGAGTTCGTGGTCCTCGACGAACCCACCGCGGCGCTGGACGTGTCCGTGCAGGCGCAGATCCTCAACCTGCTCAAAGACCTTCAGCGCGAACGCAAGCTGACGATGCTGCTGATCACGCACAACCTGGCACTCGTCGAGCACATGTGCGAACACGCAGGCGTGCTGGACCACGGCAGGCTCGTCGAGTCCGGCCCGGTGGACCAGCTGCTCACCGACCCCGGCACCGAGATCACCCGCAAGCTCGTCGACGCCGTGCTCGAACCGGACCTGGCCGCGGCCGCCGGCTGA